In Flavobacterium sp. N1736, the following are encoded in one genomic region:
- the ureG gene encoding urease accessory protein UreG, translating to MENRKYIKVGVAGPVGSGKTALLERLSRHLYGTYDLGVITNDIYTKEDAEFMAKNSLLPHERIIGVETGGCPHTAIREDASMNLEAVDELANRFPHIELIFIESGGDNLSATFSPDLADVTIFIIDVAEGEKIPRKGGPGITRSDLLVINKIDLAPYVGASLEVMENDTRRMRKGTPFIFTNLKKDIGVPEIIGWIKKYALLEECEEPNLVR from the coding sequence ATGGAAAATAGAAAATATATAAAAGTAGGAGTTGCCGGACCAGTAGGTTCTGGAAAAACGGCTTTATTAGAACGATTGAGCAGACATTTATACGGAACGTATGACCTTGGTGTGATTACAAATGATATCTATACCAAAGAAGATGCAGAGTTTATGGCAAAAAACAGTCTTTTGCCTCATGAGCGCATTATCGGAGTAGAAACAGGAGGATGCCCTCACACGGCTATTCGCGAGGATGCAAGTATGAATCTTGAAGCAGTAGATGAGTTGGCAAACCGATTTCCTCATATTGAATTGATTTTTATTGAAAGTGGCGGAGATAATCTATCAGCAACCTTCAGTCCGGATCTTGCCGATGTGACTATCTTTATAATTGATGTTGCCGAGGGTGAAAAAATTCCAAGAAAAGGAGGACCAGGTATTACAAGATCAGATTTACTGGTTATCAATAAAATTGATTTGGCGCCTTATGTAGGAGCGAGCCTTGAAGTGATGGAAAACGACACAAGAAGAATGAGAAAAGGAACTCCTTTTATATTTACAAATCTTAAAAAAGATATAGGTGTGCCGGAAATTATAGGCTGGATCAAAAAATATGCTTTACTGGAAGAATGTGAAGAACCGAATCTAGTAAGATAA
- a CDS encoding urease accessory protein UreF, protein MNNIKFLASLLHISDPTLPIGGYSHSNGLETYVQNKIVHNAATAQEFVENMLKYNLKYNDGAFVKLAYEATESGDLKNILDLDQECNALKCPREIRQASQKLGLRLIKIFKRHENFQFMEAYEEAVRNHEASSHYCIVFGMYCCLLKIPLQEALFGFYYTSTAGMITNAVKLVPLGQLDGQDILFRLYPIMEKTAQETITLEREYIGLCNTSFDIRCMQHERLYSRLYMS, encoded by the coding sequence ATGAATAATATAAAATTTTTAGCCAGCCTTTTGCATATTTCAGATCCTACATTGCCTATTGGAGGATATTCTCATTCTAACGGACTTGAAACGTATGTGCAAAATAAAATTGTACACAATGCAGCAACTGCACAGGAATTTGTAGAAAACATGCTGAAGTATAATCTCAAGTACAACGACGGTGCTTTTGTAAAATTGGCCTATGAAGCTACTGAGTCTGGTGATCTAAAAAACATTTTAGATCTGGATCAGGAATGTAATGCTTTAAAGTGCCCAAGAGAAATCCGTCAGGCAAGCCAGAAATTGGGATTGCGTTTGATTAAGATTTTCAAAAGACATGAGAATTTCCAGTTTATGGAAGCTTATGAAGAAGCTGTCCGAAATCATGAAGCAAGTTCCCATTACTGTATTGTTTTTGGAATGTATTGCTGCCTGCTGAAAATTCCTTTGCAAGAAGCACTTTTCGGATTTTACTATACTTCTACCGCAGGAATGATTACCAATGCTGTAAAGTTAGTACCACTGGGACAATTGGACGGACAGGATATTTTGTTTCGCCTGTATCCCATAATGGAAAAAACAGCTCAGGAAACTATAACATTAGAGCGAGAGTATATAGGACTATGCAATACCTCTTTTGACATTCGCTGTATGCAGCACGAAAGACTCTATTCAAGACTATACATGTCCTAA
- the ureE gene encoding urease accessory protein UreE, translating into MTISETLGTISNSTINGRSIDYLDLEWFESTKRIQRKKTRQGEDIAIKFLREGQRLREGDILFENEKKIIVVNILETETIVISPSSMLEMGTVCYEIGNKHIPLFIQEDKVLLPFEMPMFRWLEVSGFKPEKQSVKLLNLLKSNVEPHGHGSLGSTIFTKILKMAAPKDE; encoded by the coding sequence ATGACCATCAGTGAAACTTTAGGTACTATTTCGAATAGTACAATTAACGGACGATCAATAGATTATCTCGACCTGGAATGGTTCGAATCGACAAAGAGAATTCAACGTAAAAAAACACGTCAGGGAGAAGATATTGCCATTAAATTCCTTAGAGAAGGACAACGTCTTCGAGAAGGAGATATTCTTTTTGAAAATGAAAAGAAAATAATTGTGGTCAATATTCTGGAGACAGAAACTATTGTTATTTCTCCGTCTTCAATGCTCGAAATGGGAACAGTGTGCTATGAAATTGGAAACAAACATATTCCGCTTTTTATACAAGAAGACAAAGTGTTGTTGCCTTTCGAAATGCCAATGTTCAGATGGCTTGAAGTGAGCGGTTTTAAACCCGAAAAACAATCCGTGAAATTATTGAATCTATTAAAATCAAATGTAGAACCACACGGACATGGAAGCTTGGGTTCAACAATTTTTACTAAAATCCTAAAAATGGCAGCTCCAAAAGATGAATAA